In a single window of the Acinetobacter tibetensis genome:
- a CDS encoding cytochrome ubiquinol oxidase subunit I, protein MSLGLTALELARIQFAFTVSFHIIFPATSIGLACFLALLEWKWLRTQNPIYKDLFKYWIKIFAVAFAMGVVSGIVMAYQFGTNWSEFSRISGSITGPLLTYEVLSAFFLEAGFLGIMLFGWGRVHPKAHFFATLMVAIGTCISMFWILSSNSWMQTPQGFAIENGIIVPTDWWAIVFNPSFPYRFAHMATAAFLVSSLLVVGTAAWHLLKGRRDELVKKSFSMGLWMVLATSCLQVAIGDQHGLNTLEHQPSKLAAIEGHWETNHDHGMPLLLFALPDMENERNMMEIGVPNLGSLILTHSVDGKVTGLKDFAPEDRPNVPIVFWSFRVMVGLGILMVLMSFTALWLRKTGNLYESSWFHKFATIMGPTGYIALLAGWVTTEVGRQPWVVYGVLRTKDGLSMTVTANQVGISLIIFVLVYTVVFGAGIYYMLRLIKAGPTAIDSIDTHPAGVGHFKTPMRPLSAVDEAIDTTEGLPNDNNLDHKEKHHD, encoded by the coding sequence ATGAGCCTTGGGTTAACTGCGCTAGAACTGGCTAGAATTCAATTTGCTTTCACCGTTTCTTTTCATATTATATTTCCAGCCACCTCGATAGGTTTAGCCTGCTTTCTAGCCCTGCTTGAATGGAAATGGTTACGTACTCAAAATCCGATTTATAAAGATCTCTTCAAGTATTGGATCAAAATTTTTGCTGTGGCTTTTGCTATGGGCGTTGTCTCTGGCATCGTCATGGCATATCAATTTGGCACCAACTGGAGTGAATTTTCACGAATTTCAGGTTCCATCACAGGGCCTTTGCTCACTTATGAAGTCCTCAGTGCTTTTTTCCTTGAAGCGGGCTTCTTAGGCATCATGTTGTTCGGCTGGGGACGTGTGCATCCTAAAGCCCATTTTTTTGCAACCCTTATGGTCGCTATTGGAACCTGTATTTCCATGTTTTGGATTTTGTCATCCAATAGTTGGATGCAGACACCACAAGGCTTTGCCATAGAAAATGGCATTATTGTGCCTACTGACTGGTGGGCTATTGTATTTAATCCCTCTTTCCCATATCGCTTTGCACATATGGCAACGGCAGCATTCCTTGTGTCCTCATTATTGGTGGTGGGCACTGCTGCATGGCATTTACTCAAAGGGCGCCGTGATGAATTGGTAAAAAAATCCTTTTCGATGGGCCTATGGATGGTGCTTGCAACTTCCTGTCTGCAAGTAGCGATTGGGGATCAACATGGTTTGAATACCTTAGAGCATCAACCGAGCAAATTGGCTGCGATAGAAGGTCATTGGGAAACCAATCATGATCATGGCATGCCTTTACTGTTATTTGCCTTACCTGATATGGAAAATGAACGGAATATGATGGAGATTGGTGTGCCTAATTTAGGTAGTTTAATTCTCACCCATTCTGTAGATGGCAAAGTGACAGGTTTAAAAGATTTTGCCCCTGAAGACCGCCCGAATGTTCCAATTGTATTTTGGAGTTTCCGAGTTATGGTTGGGCTAGGCATACTTATGGTTTTAATGTCGTTCACAGCATTATGGCTGCGTAAAACAGGCAACCTCTATGAAAGCAGTTGGTTTCATAAGTTCGCCACGATTATGGGACCAACGGGTTACATCGCCTTACTTGCAGGTTGGGTCACAACAGAAGTTGGTCGTCAGCCTTGGGTGGTCTATGGAGTTTTGCGTACCAAAGATGGCTTGTCCATGACGGTCACCGCTAATCAAGTGGGTATCAGTTTAATTATTTTTGTACTGGTCTATACCGTTGTATTTGGTGCAGGCATTTACTACATGTTGCGTTTGATCAAAGCTGGTCCAACCGCTATAGACAGCATAGATACGCATCCCGCAGGTGTGGGGCATTTTAAAACACCAATGCGACCTTTAAGTGCGGTTGATGAAGCTATCGATACAACTGAAGGCCTGCCAAACGATAATAACCTTGATCACAAGGAGAAGCACCATGATTGA
- the rpe gene encoding ribulose-phosphate 3-epimerase, giving the protein MNDIWIAPSILAANFARLGEEVKSVLDSGADMIHLDIMDNHYVPNLTMGAQVCSALRSEGIQAPIDVHLMASPVDSLIVDFAKAGANYISIHPDATIHLDRSIQLIKDLGCKAGLVFNPATSLDSCKYLMDKIDLMLIMSVNPGFGGQKFIPAVLPKIAEARKLIDSSGRNIRLEVDGGVNASNIAEIAKWGADTFVAGTAIFNTSNYQEAISEMKNAANHNRIS; this is encoded by the coding sequence ATGAATGACATTTGGATTGCTCCCTCAATTCTAGCAGCAAATTTCGCCCGTTTAGGTGAAGAAGTGAAGTCGGTATTAGATTCTGGTGCAGATATGATTCACCTTGATATTATGGACAATCACTATGTTCCCAACTTAACCATGGGGGCCCAAGTTTGTTCTGCACTTAGATCTGAAGGAATTCAAGCACCGATAGATGTGCATCTCATGGCTTCACCAGTGGATTCCTTGATCGTTGATTTTGCAAAAGCGGGTGCAAACTATATCTCTATTCACCCTGATGCCACTATCCATTTAGATCGTTCAATTCAGCTCATTAAAGACCTAGGATGCAAAGCTGGTTTGGTGTTCAACCCAGCAACTTCGCTTGATTCATGCAAGTATCTGATGGATAAAATCGATTTAATGCTCATTATGTCGGTAAATCCAGGATTTGGCGGACAAAAATTTATACCTGCTGTTCTTCCTAAAATTGCTGAGGCACGAAAGTTAATCGATTCAAGTGGTAGAAATATTCGTCTTGAAGTGGATGGTGGCGTGAATGCGAGTAATATCGCTGAAATTGCTAAATGGGGCGCAGATACATTCGTAGCTGGAACGGCGATCTTCAATACTTCTAATTATCAAGAAGCTATTTCAGAAATGAAAAATGCTGCGAATCATAATCGAATTAGCTAA
- the hemE gene encoding uroporphyrinogen decarboxylase, whose translation MTNFAPLKNTNFIRALQKQPLDRTPIWMMRQAGRYLPEYRAVRKMAGNFINLMKTPDYATEVTLQPIRRYDLDAAIVFSDILTIPDAMGLGLYFEENHRPKFKNPIRSEQAINNLEIPSQESLSYVYQTVSQCRHELNGQVPLIGFSGSPWTLACYMVEGQGSKDFIIIKSMLYSNPKILHQLLEKNAQAVVQHLKCQVEAGAQAIMIFDTWGGLLSRAAYQEFSLRYITFILDILKNQLGERSVPSIVFTKGGGQWLEEMAGCGANALGLDWMTDLDLARQRVGSKVALQGNLDPAVLLAPDSVIQNEVNKVMTSFYGKQKDDTGFVFNLGHGISKETNPDSVSVLIEAVHRF comes from the coding sequence ATGACAAACTTTGCACCGCTTAAAAATACTAACTTTATTAGAGCCTTACAAAAACAACCCTTAGATCGAACACCAATCTGGATGATGCGCCAAGCTGGGCGCTATCTTCCTGAATATCGAGCAGTACGTAAAATGGCAGGAAATTTCATTAATTTGATGAAAACACCTGACTATGCAACTGAAGTAACTTTGCAGCCTATTCGACGTTATGATTTAGATGCAGCGATTGTATTTTCTGATATTTTGACTATTCCTGATGCAATGGGCTTAGGTTTATATTTTGAAGAAAATCATAGGCCTAAATTCAAAAACCCTATACGTTCTGAACAAGCGATCAATAATTTAGAGATTCCTTCCCAAGAATCTTTATCTTATGTATATCAAACAGTCAGCCAATGCCGTCATGAGCTCAATGGTCAAGTTCCACTGATTGGTTTTTCTGGAAGTCCGTGGACATTGGCTTGTTATATGGTCGAGGGACAGGGTTCAAAAGATTTTATAATTATAAAAAGTATGCTTTATAGCAACCCGAAAATCTTACATCAATTACTAGAAAAAAATGCTCAAGCCGTTGTACAGCATCTTAAATGTCAGGTGGAGGCTGGTGCACAGGCCATCATGATTTTTGATACGTGGGGAGGGTTACTAAGTCGAGCTGCTTATCAAGAGTTTTCTCTCAGGTACATTACCTTTATTTTAGATATTTTAAAAAACCAGTTAGGTGAGCGTTCAGTTCCTTCAATTGTCTTTACAAAAGGAGGTGGTCAATGGCTTGAAGAAATGGCAGGATGTGGAGCTAATGCTTTAGGACTCGACTGGATGACTGATCTGGATTTAGCACGTCAGCGAGTGGGTTCTAAAGTTGCCTTACAAGGTAATCTCGACCCCGCAGTATTACTTGCCCCTGATTCTGTCATTCAAAACGAAGTGAATAAAGTCATGACATCTTTTTACGGAAAACAAAAAGATGATACAGGTTTTGTGTTTAACTTGGGGCATGGAATTTCGAAGGAAACAAACCCAGATTCGGTGTCCGTGTTAATTGAGGCTGTTCATCGTTTTTAA
- a CDS encoding MarR family winged helix-turn-helix transcriptional regulator → MSSMLDTFNFDKMLCFTLYSTTNAMMRNYTKPLSELGITYPQLLVLAALWNQNHLSSSELSEQTLFDLGSLTPIIKRLEKAGFIVVAVDTLDRRRKYISLTESGQDLKGPVAKIFQDTKCKLNLDENEVDSTLKVCAKIKCELKL, encoded by the coding sequence ATGAGTTCGATGCTAGATACATTTAATTTTGACAAAATGCTCTGTTTTACACTGTATTCGACGACGAATGCTATGATGCGAAACTACACCAAACCATTATCTGAACTTGGAATAACATATCCTCAACTTCTGGTGTTGGCTGCTCTTTGGAATCAAAATCACTTGTCATCTAGCGAACTGAGTGAGCAAACTTTGTTTGATCTTGGTTCACTCACACCGATCATTAAACGACTTGAAAAAGCGGGTTTTATTGTAGTAGCTGTAGATACTCTTGATCGTCGCCGTAAATATATTTCATTAACCGAATCTGGTCAGGATTTAAAAGGTCCTGTCGCAAAAATCTTCCAAGATACCAAGTGCAAACTCAATCTTGATGAAAATGAAGTGGATTCGACTTTAAAAGTCTGTGCAAAAATTAAATGTGAACTCAAGCTTTAG
- a CDS encoding indolepyruvate ferredoxin oxidoreductase family protein: MNIATKFTPHKIPTKDVSLEDKYLSDDGTAYMTGIQAMVRLPLAQTRRDTLNGYHTAGFISGYRGSPVGNYDNFLWQVEGILKDHHVVFQPGVNEDLAATAIWGTQQANLAGQGKYDGVTAWWYGKGPGVDRSGDVLRHANLAGTSELGGVVAFFGDDHSCKSSSIPHQSEHVMIGCGIPIFYPTSIQQILDLGVHAVAMSRFSGVWTSMKLVSEIVETSASVHVDLDRITPVLPKNVQMPEDGVNIRWPDHGIQQEERLYKYRLPAVLAYARENELNQVTWHCADARIGIAASGKGYLDTIEALRILGIEGETAQQLGLRVYQVALIWPLEPQGLREFAEGLEELIVVEEKRPILEAQIKDELYALPDGKRPRIIGKACDGKGEWSTSIDEAPLIGHYEFQPEPIAKMLAARFLKLDLPESLKTQIQNKVELLQKAEYESRRVLDIAERKPFFCSGCPHNSSTALPEGSRALGGIGCHFIAVSLDRGTETFSQMGGEGVSWAGASHFTNEKHIFANLGDGTYFHSGYLAIRQAIAAKLNITYKILYNDAVAMTGGQHVDGHLSVAQLTRQLDAEGITKQVIVTDEPELIHAEEGIASHVEIYHRNELDDVQRKLREISGVTALIYVQTCASEKRRRRKRNAYPDVAERVFINSEICEGCGDCSKKSNCLSIEPVETALGTKRQINQSSCNKDFSCVEGFCPSFVTVHTRDMKRPEIFKGIEAGWPEKPILPELDQQPIRIMVGGVGGTGVVTAGALLGMAAHLEGKAARIMDMAGLAQKGGTVYSYIQLATEDEQISATKIPAGQCDLLIGADAIVAGSNAALSRLKADAVVIVNEDGSPTSDFLGSRDWYAPITDLIHRLRGRTAQGKLTSLPATRIATQVLGDAIFANQILLGMAWQAGQIPLKRESIEQAIHLNGTAAEKNLEAFRIGCHLMSDPDLAKRIIATIPTTRKPTTLAELVEDRSARLVEYWNQDYATQYRTLVEQAAKVLPEELAGTIATQLYRVMAYKDEYEVARLLTGKSFKQTIENQFGQGLRLTYHLAPPALGAHSAIRKRAFGYWMRIPMMILGRLQWLRETFLDPFALQQERQKEHAWRDRYIAFVKAISSAPESYDLSIAEQIAQLPADVRGFGHVKMQAMDTAIQRWDELSLSLRKEHE, from the coding sequence ATGAATATCGCGACAAAATTTACTCCACATAAAATTCCAACCAAGGATGTATCGCTTGAAGATAAATATTTAAGTGATGACGGTACTGCTTACATGACAGGTATTCAGGCCATGGTGCGTTTACCCCTTGCGCAAACACGGCGAGATACTTTAAACGGTTATCATACTGCTGGTTTTATTTCTGGTTATCGTGGTTCCCCTGTCGGAAACTATGATAATTTTCTCTGGCAAGTTGAAGGCATACTCAAAGACCATCATGTGGTTTTTCAACCTGGCGTAAATGAAGATCTCGCTGCTACTGCAATTTGGGGTACTCAACAAGCCAACCTTGCAGGTCAAGGTAAATACGATGGTGTGACCGCTTGGTGGTATGGCAAAGGTCCGGGTGTAGATCGTTCTGGAGATGTTCTCCGTCATGCCAATCTTGCAGGAACATCAGAGTTAGGTGGTGTGGTTGCCTTCTTTGGGGATGACCATTCTTGTAAATCTTCGAGTATTCCACACCAGTCAGAACATGTCATGATCGGTTGCGGCATTCCAATTTTTTACCCGACTTCCATACAACAAATTCTTGATTTAGGTGTACATGCGGTCGCAATGTCACGTTTTTCTGGTGTATGGACGTCGATGAAGTTAGTCAGTGAAATCGTTGAAACCTCTGCTTCTGTTCATGTGGATTTAGATCGAATTACTCCTGTTTTACCTAAAAATGTTCAAATGCCTGAAGATGGTGTCAATATTCGTTGGCCAGATCACGGCATTCAACAAGAAGAACGTCTGTATAAATATCGCTTACCCGCTGTATTGGCTTATGCGCGCGAAAATGAACTGAATCAGGTGACATGGCATTGTGCTGATGCGCGTATTGGTATTGCAGCCAGTGGTAAAGGTTATTTAGATACGATTGAAGCCTTACGTATTCTCGGAATTGAAGGCGAAACAGCCCAACAGCTTGGTCTTCGAGTGTATCAAGTTGCTTTAATTTGGCCCTTAGAGCCGCAAGGTCTTCGTGAATTTGCCGAAGGTTTAGAAGAACTGATTGTTGTAGAAGAAAAACGCCCGATTCTTGAAGCACAAATTAAAGATGAACTCTATGCGCTGCCAGATGGCAAACGCCCTCGTATCATCGGTAAAGCCTGTGATGGTAAAGGTGAATGGAGTACATCGATTGATGAAGCGCCTTTAATTGGTCACTATGAATTCCAACCTGAACCGATTGCAAAAATGTTGGCCGCTCGATTCTTAAAATTAGATCTTCCCGAAAGTTTAAAAACACAAATTCAAAATAAAGTTGAGCTCTTACAAAAGGCAGAGTACGAGTCACGGCGTGTTCTGGATATTGCAGAACGCAAACCTTTCTTTTGTAGCGGCTGCCCTCACAATTCATCCACTGCCTTACCTGAAGGTAGTCGAGCATTAGGTGGCATCGGTTGTCATTTTATTGCGGTCTCACTTGATCGTGGTACAGAAACGTTCTCGCAAATGGGTGGTGAAGGCGTGAGTTGGGCTGGCGCTTCTCATTTCACCAATGAAAAGCATATTTTTGCCAATCTAGGCGATGGAACGTATTTCCATTCAGGTTATCTGGCCATCCGCCAAGCGATTGCTGCAAAACTCAATATAACCTACAAAATTCTCTACAATGATGCCGTTGCCATGACGGGTGGACAGCATGTCGATGGTCATCTTAGCGTGGCACAACTAACACGACAACTTGATGCAGAAGGCATCACAAAACAAGTGATCGTCACGGATGAACCAGAGTTGATTCATGCCGAAGAAGGTATTGCATCTCACGTCGAGATTTACCACAGAAATGAACTAGATGATGTTCAGCGCAAATTACGTGAGATTTCTGGGGTTACAGCATTAATTTATGTTCAAACCTGTGCCAGTGAAAAACGTCGTCGTCGTAAACGCAATGCTTATCCCGATGTTGCAGAGCGAGTTTTTATCAATAGTGAGATTTGTGAAGGTTGCGGCGACTGTTCTAAAAAGTCCAACTGTTTATCTATCGAACCTGTTGAAACAGCGTTAGGAACGAAACGTCAAATCAATCAAAGCAGTTGTAACAAAGACTTTTCTTGTGTCGAAGGTTTCTGTCCAAGTTTTGTGACGGTGCATACCCGCGATATGAAACGTCCAGAAATATTTAAAGGTATAGAAGCTGGCTGGCCAGAAAAACCCATCCTTCCTGAACTGGATCAACAACCCATCCGTATTATGGTCGGTGGTGTTGGCGGTACAGGTGTGGTGACAGCAGGTGCTTTATTGGGAATGGCTGCTCATTTGGAGGGTAAGGCGGCACGTATCATGGATATGGCTGGACTGGCCCAAAAAGGGGGCACGGTTTATTCCTACATACAACTTGCGACAGAAGATGAGCAAATCTCTGCAACCAAAATCCCTGCGGGTCAATGTGATTTATTAATCGGTGCAGATGCCATTGTCGCAGGCAGCAATGCAGCACTTTCTCGTTTAAAAGCGGATGCTGTTGTCATCGTCAATGAAGATGGTTCCCCTACTTCTGATTTCCTTGGGTCTCGTGATTGGTATGCCCCAATTACAGATTTGATTCATCGACTTCGTGGTCGAACCGCACAAGGAAAACTCACATCTTTACCTGCAACACGAATTGCCACACAAGTGCTGGGTGATGCGATCTTTGCAAATCAGATATTACTTGGCATGGCTTGGCAAGCAGGTCAGATTCCGTTGAAGCGTGAAAGTATTGAGCAGGCAATCCATTTGAATGGTACGGCTGCTGAAAAAAACCTTGAAGCTTTTCGCATCGGTTGTCATCTGATGAGTGACCCTGACTTAGCCAAACGCATTATTGCAACCATACCAACAACGCGTAAACCAACCACGTTGGCCGAACTCGTTGAAGATCGTTCTGCGCGTCTGGTCGAGTATTGGAATCAAGATTATGCAACTCAGTATCGAACACTTGTGGAACAAGCTGCCAAAGTATTGCCCGAAGAACTCGCTGGAACCATTGCGACACAGCTATATCGAGTCATGGCCTATAAAGATGAATACGAAGTTGCACGCTTACTCACAGGAAAAAGCTTTAAACAAACGATTGAAAACCAGTTCGGTCAAGGTCTACGTTTAACCTATCACTTAGCTCCTCCTGCTTTGGGTGCTCATAGTGCTATACGCAAACGTGCTTTCGGATATTGGATGCGTATTCCAATGATGATTCTTGGTCGATTACAGTGGCTTAGAGAAACATTCCTTGATCCATTTGCTTTACAACAAGAACGTCAAAAAGAACATGCGTGGCGTGATCGTTATATCGCATTTGTCAAAGCCATTAGCTCTGCACCTGAAAGTTATGACTTATCTATTGCTGAGCAAATCGCTCAATTACCAGCAGATGTACGCGGTTTTGGTCATGTTAAAATGCAAGCGATGGACACGGCGATACAACGTTGGGATGAACTTTCATTGAGTCTTCGTAAAGAACATGAATAA
- a CDS encoding LysR family transcriptional regulator, which produces MRKNLDGGLLHAMHAFLKVIDSGSFTAAAEQMELTTAQVSRLISELEGRLETKLLQRTTRQHALTDIGATYAEQCRQVLAMVEEAEAQAMGMATKPQGKLRVLSMASFGHHYVSPMMAEFCQTYPELTVEYRTSQNVPDLLGKGIDVSLYLTESLADSRFMARQIGTIFSLLCASPTYLEKYGEPKSLDDLQKHACLRLVNPSITPQWHLVSENSCSYQVDITGPLIADTPELLLDMVQQDMGIALLPTFTVIEAIRTGRLRRILADWRSPDIGVYTLLPSRHFIDAKTRTWLTWVEQHISPKIQSDTNYFL; this is translated from the coding sequence ATGCGCAAAAATCTTGATGGTGGATTACTCCATGCAATGCATGCTTTCCTAAAAGTCATTGATAGTGGAAGCTTTACCGCTGCCGCAGAGCAGATGGAACTGACAACAGCGCAAGTGTCCCGACTCATTAGTGAATTAGAAGGGCGTTTAGAAACAAAATTACTACAACGAACCACAAGACAGCATGCGTTGACCGATATTGGTGCAACTTATGCAGAGCAATGCCGTCAAGTGCTGGCAATGGTGGAAGAAGCCGAAGCGCAGGCGATGGGAATGGCGACCAAACCACAAGGGAAGTTACGTGTTTTGAGTATGGCCAGTTTTGGGCATCATTATGTGTCTCCAATGATGGCCGAGTTCTGTCAAACCTATCCAGAGCTTACAGTTGAGTACCGTACTTCGCAGAATGTCCCCGACCTTTTAGGTAAGGGAATTGATGTCAGTTTATATCTTACGGAATCTTTGGCTGACTCAAGATTTATGGCGCGTCAAATTGGGACAATATTTTCATTACTTTGTGCATCACCAACCTATTTAGAAAAATATGGCGAACCAAAATCATTAGATGATTTACAAAAACACGCATGTTTAAGATTGGTGAACCCATCTATTACACCGCAATGGCATCTCGTCAGTGAAAACAGTTGTTCCTATCAAGTTGATATTACAGGGCCATTGATTGCAGATACACCAGAACTCTTACTGGACATGGTTCAACAAGATATGGGCATCGCATTGCTTCCAACCTTTACGGTGATTGAGGCGATACGTACTGGCAGATTACGTCGCATTTTAGCGGATTGGAGATCACCTGATATTGGTGTTTATACCTTACTACCATCGCGTCATTTTATTGATGCTAAAACAAGAACATGGTTAACGTGGGTTGAGCAGCATATTTCGCCTAAAATTCAGAGTGATACAAACTATTTTTTATAA
- a CDS encoding NADP-dependent oxidoreductase, with product MKAAYISRYGNIDDVQLNEQSQPPLTADAVLVKVHAASINPLDLKVLEGELKAILPVQFPFILGNDFAGTVVEVGSNVTQFKAGDEVYAKTDLNGAFAEYTVVQQSSLALKPQNISMELAASLPLVSLTAWQALVEIAKVQAGQKVLIHAGSGGVGSIAIQLAKHLGATVATTTSGKNARWVRELGADIIIDYKTTDFEQELKDYDVVLDTQGGKTLEKSLNILKRGGRLISISGPPDRAFAEAIQVNWLLKCVIPLLSWSIRNKAKKRGVTYSFLFMQPNGQQLSKISQLVEAGKIKPVVDQVYEFIQIKEALQYVNTGRAKGKVILKISE from the coding sequence ATGAAAGCAGCCTACATTAGCCGTTATGGCAACATTGATGACGTACAGCTCAATGAACAATCTCAACCACCACTGACAGCAGACGCTGTGCTTGTTAAAGTTCATGCTGCAAGTATTAACCCTCTCGACTTAAAAGTTTTAGAGGGTGAACTTAAAGCAATTCTGCCCGTTCAATTTCCTTTTATTTTAGGCAATGATTTTGCAGGTACAGTCGTAGAAGTTGGATCGAACGTTACACAGTTTAAAGCCGGAGATGAAGTCTATGCCAAGACAGATTTAAACGGTGCTTTTGCTGAATATACTGTGGTTCAACAGTCTTCACTTGCACTTAAACCTCAAAATATTTCTATGGAACTGGCGGCTTCTCTCCCGCTTGTTTCGTTGACGGCATGGCAAGCTCTGGTCGAAATTGCGAAAGTTCAGGCCGGACAAAAAGTACTGATTCATGCAGGTTCAGGTGGTGTGGGTTCAATTGCGATTCAGCTTGCTAAACATCTAGGTGCAACTGTTGCTACAACGACAAGTGGTAAAAATGCTCGTTGGGTTAGAGAACTAGGCGCCGATATCATTATTGACTATAAAACGACGGACTTTGAGCAAGAGCTTAAAGACTATGACGTGGTGTTAGATACGCAAGGTGGAAAAACTTTAGAGAAGTCTCTGAATATTCTTAAACGTGGTGGACGACTTATCAGTATTTCTGGTCCGCCTGATCGTGCTTTTGCTGAGGCAATTCAAGTCAACTGGTTATTGAAATGTGTTATCCCGCTTTTAAGTTGGTCAATTCGCAATAAAGCAAAAAAACGTGGCGTTACCTATTCATTTTTGTTTATGCAGCCGAATGGTCAGCAGCTCTCAAAAATTTCCCAATTGGTCGAAGCTGGAAAAATTAAACCCGTAGTTGACCAAGTCTATGAATTTATTCAAATTAAAGAAGCGCTCCAATATGTAAATACTGGACGAGCAAAAGGTAAAGTCATCTTAAAAATTTCTGAATAA
- a CDS encoding oxidoreductase → MTSKVVLITGASSGIGLATANLLHEAGFIVYGTSRQAKDSSKYKFHLIELDVNQDNSVAQAVEKVIATEGKIDVLINNAGFAIAPAGAEESSMQQAQAIFDTNFFGAVRMTRAVIPHMRQKKSGLILNISSILGLVPMPFGALYSASKHALEGYSESLDHELRSQGIRVSLIEPAYTNTSLGVNLLEADNKISFYDQTREKLHKQMINSINKSDDPSVVANTILTVIQSQQVVPRYTAGKTAKSLKALRQFAPAKIFDKLIHRSLKV, encoded by the coding sequence ATGACCAGCAAAGTAGTTCTAATTACAGGTGCATCTTCTGGTATTGGTTTAGCAACAGCAAACCTTTTACATGAGGCTGGATTTATTGTTTATGGCACAAGCCGACAAGCAAAAGATTCATCAAAATACAAATTTCATCTTATTGAGTTAGACGTAAATCAAGACAATTCAGTTGCCCAAGCCGTTGAGAAAGTAATAGCAACCGAAGGAAAAATTGATGTCTTAATTAATAATGCTGGGTTTGCAATAGCGCCTGCTGGCGCTGAAGAAAGCTCAATGCAGCAAGCACAGGCTATTTTTGATACCAACTTTTTTGGTGCTGTTCGAATGACTCGCGCAGTGATTCCACACATGCGTCAGAAAAAATCAGGACTTATTTTAAATATCAGTTCAATTCTTGGACTTGTGCCTATGCCATTTGGCGCACTTTATTCTGCGTCAAAACATGCACTTGAAGGTTACTCTGAATCTTTAGATCACGAATTAAGATCTCAAGGCATTCGTGTGTCACTTATTGAACCTGCTTACACCAATACGTCTTTGGGAGTAAACTTACTCGAAGCAGACAATAAAATTTCTTTTTACGATCAAACGCGTGAAAAGCTACATAAACAAATGATTAATTCAATTAATAAGTCAGATGACCCGAGTGTAGTTGCCAATACAATTTTAACCGTCATTCAAAGCCAACAGGTCGTACCACGCTACACAGCAGGAAAAACTGCAAAAAGCTTAAAAGCGTTAAGACAATTTGCACCAGCAAAGATCTTTGACAAATTAATTCACCGCAGCTTGAAAGTTTAG